The Sediminispirochaeta smaragdinae DSM 11293 genome has a segment encoding these proteins:
- a CDS encoding (2Fe-2S) ferredoxin domain-containing protein: MAKMTLEELRKLRDSKKKELNKRDVADKNIQIIVGMGTCGIAAGAKETLDAFLQELDEKKLTDKVMVTQTGCMGLCYVEPTVEVIMPDMPDVIYGKVDAEVARKIVRKHIQGKALVNDHIYDRPAADIVE, translated from the coding sequence ATGGCAAAAATGACCCTGGAAGAACTCAGGAAGTTGAGAGATTCCAAGAAAAAAGAACTCAATAAACGAGATGTTGCTGATAAAAACATACAGATCATTGTCGGAATGGGGACTTGTGGAATCGCGGCCGGTGCGAAGGAGACACTCGATGCCTTCCTTCAGGAGCTTGATGAGAAAAAGCTCACCGACAAGGTGATGGTAACGCAAACCGGATGTATGGGGCTCTGCTATGTTGAGCCCACGGTTGAGGTAATTATGCCGGATATGCCCGACGTGATCTACGGTAAGGTTGATGCAGAGGTGGCCCGAAAGATTGTGCGTAAACACATCCAGGGTAAGGCTCTGGTCAACGATCATATCTACGACCGGCCCGCCGCCGACATTGTAGAATAG
- the rmuC gene encoding DNA recombination protein RmuC, with amino-acid sequence MPIDLLSIALIGIFLLFLLLLIIFFRRRPSQTVDQTLLRESFNRLEEMARRLDDIGRIFLLPRTRGGIGETLLEQLLGNWLPAAAWRRQYRFSDGGRVDAVIRAGSFLVPIDSKFPLERVAGLLKDDTTGEDRRIPPAERKVFTAYAREISEKYIRPEEGTLQFALLYLPSEHIYYRCFVEDPSLSEELLSFHVVPVGPSALFLYLQTVAYGLKGLSLPQKAKELRSHIQRIKSETERLERLFSTSSTHLKNLQASFDDSRTALARLSTTSHRLGDDNTEASEKE; translated from the coding sequence GTGCCGATTGATCTACTCTCGATTGCCCTTATCGGCATTTTTCTCCTTTTTCTTCTCCTTCTTATCATTTTCTTTAGAAGACGGCCTTCTCAAACCGTCGATCAGACCTTACTGCGGGAAAGCTTCAACCGCCTGGAAGAGATGGCCCGCAGGCTGGACGATATCGGTCGCATCTTTTTGTTGCCCCGAACAAGGGGAGGAATCGGAGAAACCCTCCTGGAACAGTTGCTTGGCAACTGGCTTCCTGCTGCCGCATGGAGACGACAATACCGTTTTTCCGATGGGGGAAGGGTTGATGCCGTCATCCGCGCAGGCTCCTTTTTGGTTCCCATCGATTCAAAATTCCCCCTGGAACGGGTTGCCGGACTGCTGAAGGATGATACCACAGGAGAAGATCGGAGGATTCCGCCCGCAGAACGAAAGGTATTTACCGCCTACGCGCGGGAAATCTCGGAAAAATACATCCGCCCGGAGGAAGGGACCCTTCAATTTGCCCTCCTTTATCTTCCATCGGAACATATCTATTATCGCTGTTTCGTTGAAGACCCATCGCTCTCGGAAGAACTCCTATCCTTCCACGTGGTACCTGTCGGCCCTTCGGCACTCTTTCTCTATCTCCAGACAGTGGCCTACGGTCTGAAAGGGCTCTCCCTCCCGCAGAAAGCCAAAGAACTTCGTTCCCATATCCAAAGAATCAAGTCGGAGACCGAGCGCCTGGAACGCCTCTTTTCAACCTCTTCCACACATCTGAAAAACCTTCAAGCCAGCTTCGACGATTCCCGTACAGCCCTGGCAAGACTATCCACAACCAGTCATCGCCTTGGCGATGACAACACTGAAGCCTCCGAAAAGGAGTAG
- a CDS encoding NADH-quinone oxidoreductase subunit NuoE family protein: MSVQSEVEMKFSDSLVAFIEEWKNKPGNLIMILHKVQEEFGYIPREAAKRVASMLDVPLAKIYGVVTFYHFFKLTKPGKHNIQVCMGTACYLKGGEDIIQELENILGIGVNQVTPDGQFSLEAVRCVGCCGLAPVMVIGDEVFGKLTKEQLPEILAKFQES; the protein is encoded by the coding sequence ATGTCTGTGCAGAGTGAAGTTGAGATGAAATTCTCTGATTCGTTGGTTGCCTTCATTGAGGAGTGGAAAAATAAGCCGGGAAACTTGATTATGATCCTGCATAAGGTTCAGGAAGAGTTCGGTTATATTCCTCGTGAAGCGGCAAAACGGGTTGCCTCAATGTTGGATGTCCCACTGGCAAAAATCTACGGTGTGGTCACGTTTTATCATTTCTTTAAGCTGACAAAACCCGGGAAACACAATATTCAGGTGTGTATGGGGACTGCGTGTTATCTGAAGGGGGGGGAGGACATCATTCAGGAACTCGAGAATATTCTCGGGATTGGTGTCAATCAGGTTACTCCCGACGGACAGTTTTCGCTTGAAGCCGTACGCTGTGTCGGTTGTTGCGGCCTTGCTCCCGTGATGGTGATCGGTGATGAAGTGTTCGGAAAACTGACCAAGGAGCAACTCCCGGAGATACTGGCGAAATTTCAGGAGAGCTGA
- a CDS encoding ATP-binding protein: MHESVCDLLLDLVQNSIEAKASLIELSFDEDERQIAVTLRDNGCGMSKQELERAKDPFYSDGTKHRQRKVGLGIPFLLQMVEQVDGTVEIVSEKGKGTCISFVLPKDNIDLPPIGALPAFLLPALTWSSEYEMVFRRSLKSGDDLHRYEITRSELADALGDFRSASSLSLLRTFLISQEDDRD; the protein is encoded by the coding sequence ATGCACGAGTCCGTCTGCGATCTTCTGCTTGATCTTGTCCAGAACTCCATCGAAGCAAAGGCATCGCTCATTGAGTTGAGCTTCGATGAGGATGAGAGACAGATAGCCGTAACACTTCGTGACAACGGCTGCGGCATGAGCAAGCAGGAGCTGGAACGGGCGAAAGACCCGTTTTACTCGGACGGAACAAAACACCGCCAAAGGAAAGTAGGTTTGGGTATTCCCTTCTTACTGCAAATGGTCGAACAGGTCGATGGAACGGTCGAGATTGTTTCGGAAAAAGGAAAAGGGACCTGCATCTCTTTTGTTCTTCCGAAGGATAACATTGATCTGCCTCCGATCGGGGCGTTGCCTGCTTTTCTTCTCCCTGCCCTTACCTGGAGCAGCGAGTACGAAATGGTGTTTCGACGTAGCTTGAAATCCGGTGATGATCTTCATCGGTACGAAATTACCAGGAGCGAGCTTGCAGATGCGCTTGGAGATTTCCGGAGCGCTTCTTCCCTGTCGCTTCTCCGAACCTTCCTAATAAGTCAGGAAGATGATAGAGACTAA
- the nuoF gene encoding NADH-quinone oxidoreductase subunit NuoF has translation MAFTNYILVCGGTGCESSKSDQIFKNLIAECEAQGLKDTVQVVKTGCFGFCEQGPIVKILPEDSFYVRVSPEDAKELISEHIVKGREVKRLLYNRDESKKRARVEDIEFYQKQFRIVLRNCGVINPENIDEYIARDGYKALERALFDMKPEDIINELKTAGLRGRGGAGFPTWMKWNFTKQAAGDVKYIVCNADEGDPGAYMDRSTLEGDPHSIIEAMTIAGIAVGAHQGYIYIRAEYPLAIKRLQIAMEQSRGYGLLGKDILGSGFDFDIEIRLGAGAFVCGEETALLASIEGERGMPKPRPPFPATKGLWGCPTVINNVETWANVPVIISRGGDWFAKIGTEDSKGTKVFALTGKIRNSGLVEVPMGTTLREIVYDIGGGIPGNKAFKAVQTGGPSGGVITADYLDTPIDYSQLQKLGSIMGSGGMIVMDEDDCIVDVAKFYLGFTVEESCGKCAPCRVGGRTLYNILDRITKGEGEMEDIERLKTIGKAMQKASLCGLGQTSPNPVMSTLHYFEDEYKAHIKDKRCPAGKCKPLISYHILADKCIGCGVCARKCPVHAINGERRQLHEIDHDICIKCGECYKACKFDAVYVR, from the coding sequence ATGGCATTTACAAACTATATTCTTGTCTGCGGCGGTACCGGCTGTGAATCAAGCAAATCGGACCAAATATTCAAGAACCTCATTGCGGAATGTGAGGCCCAGGGCTTAAAGGATACGGTCCAGGTCGTAAAAACCGGTTGTTTCGGTTTCTGCGAACAGGGACCAATCGTCAAGATTCTTCCTGAAGATTCTTTTTACGTACGTGTTTCGCCCGAAGATGCAAAAGAGCTCATTTCCGAACATATCGTCAAGGGCCGTGAGGTTAAGCGGCTGTTGTACAATAGAGACGAGAGTAAAAAACGGGCAAGAGTCGAGGATATTGAGTTCTATCAGAAGCAGTTTCGTATTGTCTTGAGAAACTGCGGTGTTATAAATCCCGAAAATATCGATGAATATATAGCCCGAGACGGCTACAAGGCGCTGGAGAGAGCCCTCTTCGATATGAAGCCCGAGGATATCATCAATGAATTGAAGACCGCAGGGCTTAGGGGCCGTGGCGGAGCCGGTTTTCCTACCTGGATGAAATGGAACTTCACCAAACAGGCTGCCGGCGATGTCAAATACATCGTTTGTAACGCCGACGAAGGTGATCCCGGTGCGTATATGGACAGATCGACCCTTGAGGGTGATCCTCATTCGATCATCGAAGCGATGACTATCGCAGGTATCGCCGTCGGTGCGCATCAGGGCTATATCTACATTCGGGCCGAGTATCCTCTTGCCATCAAGCGCCTCCAGATCGCCATGGAGCAGTCGAGAGGGTATGGCCTTTTGGGCAAAGATATCCTTGGCAGCGGTTTCGATTTCGATATAGAGATCAGACTTGGTGCCGGTGCCTTTGTCTGCGGTGAAGAAACCGCTCTTCTCGCCTCCATCGAGGGCGAACGAGGGATGCCGAAACCGAGGCCTCCCTTTCCCGCTACCAAGGGACTTTGGGGTTGTCCCACGGTCATCAACAACGTTGAAACCTGGGCGAATGTGCCCGTCATTATTTCCCGCGGCGGCGATTGGTTTGCCAAGATCGGAACCGAAGATTCCAAGGGGACAAAGGTGTTCGCCCTTACCGGAAAGATCAGAAACTCCGGTTTGGTAGAGGTCCCGATGGGAACCACCTTACGAGAGATTGTCTACGATATCGGCGGCGGGATCCCCGGAAACAAGGCTTTTAAGGCTGTGCAGACCGGTGGCCCCTCCGGTGGTGTTATTACCGCCGACTATCTTGATACCCCCATCGATTATTCACAGCTACAGAAGTTGGGTTCTATCATGGGTTCCGGCGGAATGATCGTCATGGACGAAGACGACTGTATCGTCGATGTCGCCAAGTTTTATCTCGGTTTTACCGTTGAAGAGTCTTGCGGAAAGTGTGCTCCCTGCCGTGTCGGCGGGCGGACCCTCTACAACATCCTTGACCGAATCACAAAAGGCGAAGGAGAGATGGAGGATATCGAAAGGCTCAAGACCATCGGGAAGGCGATGCAGAAGGCAAGTCTCTGCGGTCTCGGCCAGACCTCTCCGAACCCGGTCATGTCGACCCTCCATTATTTCGAGGACGAGTACAAGGCGCATATCAAGGATAAGCGTTGTCCCGCAGGAAAGTGTAAACCGCTGATCAGCTACCATATCCTCGCCGACAAATGTATCGGTTGTGGTGTATGTGCCAGAAAGTGTCCCGTTCATGCCATCAACGGAGAGCGGAGACAGCTTCATGAAATCGATCATGATATTTGTATCAAGTGCGGTGAATGCTACAAAGCATGTAAATTCGACGCCGTCTACGTACGGTAG
- a CDS encoding NADH-dependent [FeFe] hydrogenase, group A6 — protein sequence MKTVNIRINGESVQVPEGTTILKAAEQVNVKIPVLCYHPDLPPWAACGICVVKLENSPKMVRACATPVSEGMGIITHDPELHEIRRTVIELILSTHPNDCLKCGRNGNCELQKLAADFGIREQPFEQRIREIEPDTSTPSIVFNPEKCVNCGRCANVCQVMQGVWALEFIGRGENVRIAPSADDTLNDSPCIKCGQCSAHCPVGAIFEKDETGKLLAAIRDPEKHVAVQIAPAVRVALGEAFGMEPGEISTGKIYAALRKLGIDAVFDTNFSADLTIMEEGSELVQRLTKGTGAIPQITSCCPAWTDFMEKYYPDMIPNFSTAKSPMMMQGAITKTYYAEKKKIDPANIYSAAIMPCTAKKYEITRCEKMYSSGYQDVDVVLTTRELARLIKAMGIDFASLKDEKADSPIGAYSGAGTIFGVTGGVMEAALRTAHKLITGKELEKVEVNEVRGVEGVRKGEVDIDGKKVKVAIAHGMANVSQILDEVRDAREKGEEPPYHFIEVMACRGGCISGGGQPYGTTDEVRKKRIAGLYKDDVNSAVRCSHENPEISQIYKEFLGEPLGHKSHELLHTGYTPRPLYRK from the coding sequence GTGAAAACCGTCAATATACGAATCAACGGCGAATCGGTCCAGGTTCCCGAAGGAACGACCATTCTCAAGGCAGCAGAGCAGGTGAATGTAAAGATTCCCGTTCTTTGCTATCATCCCGACCTTCCCCCCTGGGCCGCCTGTGGTATTTGTGTTGTAAAGTTGGAGAACAGCCCCAAAATGGTTAGGGCCTGCGCCACCCCTGTTTCTGAAGGGATGGGCATCATCACCCATGATCCAGAACTCCATGAGATCAGACGTACCGTCATTGAATTGATTCTTTCGACTCATCCCAACGACTGCCTTAAATGCGGACGGAACGGGAATTGCGAACTTCAGAAGCTTGCAGCGGATTTCGGTATCCGTGAGCAGCCCTTTGAACAGCGGATACGTGAGATCGAACCCGACACATCGACTCCGTCGATCGTGTTCAACCCGGAAAAGTGCGTAAACTGCGGCCGCTGTGCCAATGTGTGTCAGGTTATGCAGGGTGTATGGGCCCTCGAGTTTATCGGACGTGGTGAGAATGTAAGAATTGCACCCTCTGCCGATGATACCTTGAACGACAGCCCCTGTATCAAGTGTGGTCAGTGTTCGGCCCACTGTCCGGTTGGAGCCATCTTCGAAAAGGATGAAACCGGAAAACTGCTTGCTGCCATCAGAGATCCCGAAAAACATGTTGCCGTCCAGATTGCTCCCGCAGTTAGGGTCGCCCTTGGAGAGGCCTTCGGTATGGAACCTGGGGAGATCAGCACGGGAAAGATCTATGCTGCACTGCGCAAGCTGGGGATAGATGCGGTATTCGATACCAATTTTTCCGCCGACCTTACCATCATGGAAGAGGGAAGCGAGCTGGTTCAGCGGCTCACCAAGGGAACCGGTGCGATTCCGCAGATCACCAGCTGTTGTCCTGCATGGACGGACTTCATGGAAAAGTACTACCCGGATATGATTCCCAACTTTTCAACGGCAAAGAGTCCCATGATGATGCAGGGTGCAATCACCAAGACCTACTATGCCGAGAAAAAGAAGATCGATCCGGCAAATATCTACTCTGCCGCCATCATGCCCTGTACCGCGAAAAAATATGAGATTACCCGCTGTGAAAAGATGTACAGCTCGGGTTATCAGGATGTCGATGTTGTTCTGACCACGAGAGAACTTGCACGTCTCATCAAGGCGATGGGGATCGATTTTGCAAGCCTGAAGGACGAGAAGGCGGATAGCCCCATCGGTGCATACTCCGGTGCAGGTACCATCTTTGGTGTTACCGGAGGTGTTATGGAGGCTGCGCTACGTACCGCTCATAAACTTATTACCGGCAAGGAGCTGGAAAAGGTTGAGGTTAACGAGGTCCGCGGTGTCGAAGGTGTGAGAAAGGGAGAGGTCGATATCGACGGCAAAAAGGTAAAGGTTGCAATTGCCCATGGTATGGCCAATGTGAGCCAGATCCTCGATGAGGTCCGGGATGCCCGTGAAAAGGGCGAAGAGCCCCCTTATCATTTTATCGAGGTAATGGCGTGTCGAGGCGGTTGTATCTCCGGCGGTGGTCAGCCTTACGGTACTACCGACGAGGTCCGAAAAAAGAGAATTGCAGGGCTCTACAAGGACGATGTTAACTCTGCTGTTCGCTGTAGCCATGAAAACCCTGAGATCTCTCAGATCTACAAAGAGTTCCTTGGTGAACCTTTGGGCCACAAGAGCCACGAGTTGCTTCATACCGGCTATACGCCGAGACCACTCTACCGCAAATAG
- a CDS encoding PhoH family protein produces the protein MAGDDRNSNDRKVFIIDTNVFIHKYDAILSFRDSEIVVPLWVLEELDKLKTYSDERGRNARHAIRFLDSITKHGDPTSGSKMENGSILRVALHYDDDIEIGLDRSRPDNKIILTALTIQNRDGRRVFFVSKDINARVKASALGLKAVDYEKQKVNFAELYSGYRGANIGSDSYQFFSQEEFLNWKDPLNPNEFVVLEDKEHDEPLLGRYNGRDGGLDLVSELPGAISGIHPLNMEQRMALELLLDDTVKLVTLVGKAGTGKTLLAIAAGLKKVFDDSAYGRMLISRPIVPLGKDIGYLPGAKEEKLSHWMQPLFDNLEFILSVHKRPNLKSVDAIISSNMVEIEAITYIRGRSLPNQFIIIDEAQNLSPHEIKTIVSRAGEGTKVVLTGDPYQIDSPYLDASSNGLTYLVEAFKGQRIYGQVLLEHTERSPLAELAAELL, from the coding sequence ATGGCAGGAGATGACAGAAACAGCAATGATCGTAAGGTCTTTATTATCGATACCAACGTCTTCATCCACAAGTATGATGCGATCCTGAGTTTCCGAGACAGCGAAATCGTCGTACCCCTCTGGGTTCTCGAAGAATTGGACAAGCTCAAGACCTACAGCGACGAACGAGGACGGAACGCCAGGCATGCAATCCGTTTTCTCGATTCAATCACCAAGCATGGGGATCCGACCAGCGGTTCCAAGATGGAGAATGGGTCGATTTTGCGGGTGGCCCTTCACTATGATGACGATATCGAAATAGGTCTGGATCGAAGCAGACCCGACAACAAGATTATTCTCACGGCGCTGACCATACAAAACAGGGACGGCAGAAGGGTGTTTTTTGTCTCGAAGGATATAAATGCCCGGGTCAAGGCCTCCGCCCTCGGGCTGAAGGCCGTCGACTATGAAAAGCAAAAGGTCAATTTCGCCGAACTCTATTCTGGCTATCGGGGAGCGAATATCGGCTCTGACAGCTATCAGTTTTTTTCCCAGGAGGAATTTCTCAACTGGAAAGATCCCCTCAACCCAAACGAATTTGTTGTTCTGGAAGATAAGGAGCATGACGAACCCCTTTTAGGTCGCTACAACGGCCGGGACGGGGGGCTTGATCTGGTGTCCGAACTGCCTGGCGCGATCAGCGGAATCCATCCCCTTAATATGGAACAGAGAATGGCCCTTGAGTTACTTCTCGACGATACGGTGAAACTCGTAACCCTTGTGGGAAAGGCGGGAACCGGAAAGACCCTCCTTGCCATTGCCGCAGGGCTTAAAAAGGTTTTTGATGATTCGGCCTACGGCAGGATGCTGATAAGTCGTCCCATCGTTCCCCTCGGCAAGGATATCGGCTATCTTCCCGGAGCAAAGGAAGAGAAACTCTCCCACTGGATGCAGCCTCTCTTCGATAACCTCGAGTTTATTCTCTCGGTCCATAAACGCCCCAATCTCAAAAGTGTCGATGCCATCATCTCAAGCAACATGGTGGAGATCGAGGCCATCACCTATATTCGGGGGAGAAGCCTTCCGAACCAGTTCATCATCATCGATGAGGCCCAGAACCTTTCTCCCCACGAGATAAAGACCATTGTCAGCAGGGCAGGGGAGGGCACCAAGGTCGTTTTGACCGGTGATCCCTATCAGATCGACAGCCCCTACCTTGATGCAAGTTCCAACGGACTGACCTACCTTGTCGAGGCCTTCAAGGGGCAGCGCATCTACGGGCAGGTTCTTCTGGAGCATACCGAGAGAAGTCCCCTTGCCGAGCTTGCCGCCGAGTTGCTTTAA
- a CDS encoding endonuclease/exonuclease/phosphatase family protein yields MKEGKITILSFEFFVFAMAVFLSSCTGCSWPTESRRDDRISLMSWNVQNVFDARDDGTEYPEFDPASGWGLGDYRGRLASLSEVIRLAVPGGADVVMLMEIEHGGVLDDLANDYVQGLGYDYWAASQGADSAVQLGILSRFPIRKARSRSIHLPSSPSLRPIFEVELEMEEGEPLFLFVCHWKSKSGGAEDTEPLRIASASLVRKRIQELEGRQVIVVGDLNEAWNEWDLVGGAYQTALLPVSAKRQSGELENGGVLFDEAEGLWISGDREDAGADGCGLPLYTPWPSCDCNGSYYYRGGWEGIDHMLFSAALVDGRGIDLDSFSVAAEAPWCDEDGIPVSYRMRDGYGYSDHLPIVATLRSE; encoded by the coding sequence ATGAAAGAGGGAAAAATCACTATTTTATCTTTCGAATTTTTCGTTTTCGCAATGGCCGTTTTTCTTTCCTCCTGTACGGGATGTTCCTGGCCCACGGAGTCCCGGCGTGATGACCGCATCTCTCTCATGAGCTGGAATGTGCAAAACGTATTCGATGCTCGGGACGACGGGACGGAATATCCGGAGTTCGATCCTGCTTCGGGCTGGGGCCTCGGGGATTACCGGGGGCGACTGGCTTCGCTTTCGGAGGTGATCAGGCTGGCCGTGCCGGGAGGTGCGGATGTGGTCATGCTTATGGAGATCGAGCATGGGGGTGTTCTTGATGATCTGGCAAACGATTACGTGCAGGGGCTTGGATACGACTATTGGGCCGCTTCCCAGGGGGCTGATTCGGCGGTACAGCTTGGAATTTTGAGCCGTTTCCCTATTCGCAAGGCCCGCTCCAGGTCGATCCATCTGCCTTCTTCTCCCTCGCTTCGGCCGATCTTTGAAGTCGAGCTTGAGATGGAAGAGGGGGAGCCCCTTTTTCTCTTTGTTTGCCACTGGAAATCAAAGTCCGGTGGTGCAGAGGATACTGAGCCCCTTCGTATTGCCTCGGCCTCCTTGGTCCGAAAGCGCATACAGGAGCTTGAGGGGCGGCAGGTGATTGTCGTGGGCGACCTCAACGAGGCATGGAATGAGTGGGACCTTGTCGGCGGTGCATACCAGACGGCCTTGCTTCCTGTTTCGGCGAAAAGGCAATCCGGGGAGCTTGAGAATGGTGGCGTACTCTTCGATGAAGCTGAGGGCTTATGGATTAGCGGAGATCGGGAAGATGCAGGAGCCGATGGTTGCGGGCTTCCTCTGTATACTCCCTGGCCAAGCTGCGATTGCAACGGAAGCTACTACTATCGGGGGGGATGGGAAGGTATCGATCATATGCTTTTTTCCGCGGCGCTGGTCGACGGCAGGGGGATCGACCTTGACTCTTTCAGCGTTGCGGCTGAAGCTCCCTGGTGTGATGAGGATGGGATTCCGGTTTCCTATCGTATGCGGGATGGCTATGGTTATTCAGATCATCTTCCGATTGTGGCAACCCTTCGCTCCGAATGA
- the pdxS gene encoding pyridoxal 5'-phosphate synthase lyase subunit PdxS — protein MDRSREKINKGFAEMFKNGVIMDVTTPDQAKLAEDAGACAVMALERVPADIRKAGGVARMSDPAMIRSIMEAVSIPVMAKCRIGHITEARILEALEIDFIDESEVLTPADEERHIDKKLFKVPFVCGARNLGEALRRINEGASMIRTKGEAGTGNIVEAVRHTRTIAGEIAGLQGLDEEGLKRKAAEYRVPIELVEQTATLKRVPLVNFAAGGVATPADAALMMELGSDGVFVGSGIFTSEHPEKMAAAIVEAVIHYQDPKRLADISSGLGAAMKGLEIATLQTVMAGR, from the coding sequence ATGGACAGGTCACGAGAAAAGATCAACAAGGGTTTCGCCGAAATGTTCAAGAACGGCGTCATCATGGATGTAACAACCCCAGATCAGGCAAAGCTCGCCGAAGATGCCGGAGCCTGTGCGGTCATGGCACTTGAACGGGTGCCCGCCGATATCAGAAAGGCGGGGGGCGTGGCACGGATGAGCGATCCGGCCATGATCCGTTCGATCATGGAAGCGGTGAGCATCCCTGTGATGGCAAAATGCAGGATAGGTCACATCACCGAGGCACGTATCCTGGAGGCGCTGGAGATAGACTTTATCGACGAGAGCGAGGTGCTGACGCCCGCGGATGAAGAACGCCACATAGACAAGAAGCTTTTCAAGGTTCCCTTTGTCTGCGGTGCAAGAAACCTTGGTGAGGCACTTCGGCGTATCAATGAAGGGGCAAGCATGATCAGAACCAAGGGCGAAGCGGGTACCGGCAACATCGTCGAAGCGGTTCGCCACACCAGAACGATTGCAGGCGAGATCGCCGGCCTGCAGGGGCTCGACGAGGAAGGTCTTAAGCGGAAAGCTGCCGAATACCGGGTACCCATAGAACTTGTAGAACAGACGGCCACATTGAAAAGAGTTCCGCTAGTCAACTTTGCCGCCGGCGGGGTTGCAACACCGGCTGATGCAGCCCTCATGATGGAGCTGGGCAGCGATGGTGTCTTTGTCGGGTCCGGCATCTTTACCAGCGAACATCCGGAAAAGATGGCGGCGGCGATTGTGGAAGCGGTTATTCACTACCAGGACCCGAAACGCCTGGCCGACATCTCATCCGGCTTGGGGGCCGCCATGAAGGGGCTTGAGATAGCCACGCTCCAGACGGTTATGGCGGGAAGATGA
- a CDS encoding redox-sensing transcriptional repressor Rex produces MNKDIILRLTRYKRLLYKLKALGFERVFSNNLGDAIGVTPALVRKDFSTLNLPGNKRGGYNIDMLIERLDNLLGRDQPQHVIVVGCGRIGTALMQYSGFSTDGIEFVAGFDIRPEEVRPPSTIPVYGMDTLEDFIKEHHIKVGVIAVPDTEASKVLTQMVEAGIRGVLNFAPVELKCHNEECHSNCIIHNVNIALEIEHLFYQVNAKEAGEEEDGNCAD; encoded by the coding sequence ATGAATAAGGATATTATTCTCAGACTTACCAGATACAAAAGACTTTTGTACAAATTAAAAGCCCTCGGTTTTGAGCGAGTCTTCTCAAACAATCTCGGAGATGCGATTGGCGTAACACCCGCCCTGGTACGAAAAGATTTTTCAACCCTTAACCTCCCGGGTAACAAGCGAGGGGGCTACAACATCGATATGCTTATCGAACGGCTGGACAATCTTCTCGGCAGAGACCAGCCCCAGCATGTCATTGTTGTCGGTTGCGGCAGGATTGGAACGGCACTGATGCAGTACAGCGGTTTTTCTACCGACGGTATAGAATTTGTTGCAGGCTTCGACATCCGACCCGAGGAGGTACGGCCGCCCTCCACCATTCCGGTCTACGGAATGGATACACTCGAAGATTTCATTAAGGAACATCATATCAAGGTGGGCGTTATCGCCGTACCCGATACCGAGGCCTCGAAGGTGCTTACCCAGATGGTGGAAGCCGGTATCAGGGGTGTGCTCAACTTTGCACCGGTAGAATTGAAGTGTCACAATGAAGAGTGCCACAGCAACTGCATCATCCACAATGTAAATATCGCGTTGGAGATTGAACACCTATTTTACCAGGTAAACGCGAAAGAAGCCGGGGAAGAGGAAGACGGCAACTGTGCCGATTGA
- the pdxT gene encoding pyridoxal 5'-phosphate synthase glutaminase subunit PdxT, whose protein sequence is MSKNRPVVGILTFQGAVQEHIAPLAQVGAEYRLVRLPEELEGLDALIIPGGESTVIHRFLHRYGMIAPMRAFAQKGHRIWGICAGAIVLATNVDGEAGKGASLLEIQVRRNDYGRQLASGANLVFSPEFLPTEGAMMPFIRAPRFAASQSREAKAIATRENGEPVGFIGGSQENILATAFHPELTDVRSFHAWVAGATLSRDIKATRRQARQGDFSRYAPEEPARRCAAP, encoded by the coding sequence ATGAGTAAAAATAGACCTGTTGTCGGCATCCTCACCTTTCAGGGAGCCGTACAGGAGCACATTGCCCCCCTTGCCCAGGTGGGTGCCGAGTATAGGCTGGTGCGCCTTCCCGAAGAACTCGAGGGGCTTGATGCACTGATCATCCCGGGTGGTGAAAGCACCGTTATACATCGCTTCCTCCACCGTTACGGAATGATCGCTCCAATGAGAGCCTTTGCGCAAAAAGGACACAGGATCTGGGGGATTTGTGCGGGAGCGATTGTCCTGGCGACGAATGTCGACGGAGAGGCGGGAAAAGGTGCATCACTATTGGAGATCCAGGTACGAAGGAACGACTACGGCAGGCAGCTGGCCAGCGGTGCTAACCTGGTCTTCTCCCCGGAATTTCTCCCCACAGAAGGGGCGATGATGCCCTTCATACGGGCCCCCCGATTCGCAGCATCCCAAAGCAGGGAGGCGAAGGCCATAGCAACACGAGAAAACGGCGAACCCGTCGGTTTTATCGGCGGCAGCCAGGAGAACATCCTTGCCACCGCCTTCCATCCGGAACTTACCGACGTAAGGAGTTTCCACGCCTGGGTCGCCGGAGCGACTCTGTCGCGGGATATTAAAGCAACTCGGCGGCAAGCTCGGCAAGGGGACTTCTCTCGGTATGCTCCAGAAGAACCTGCCCGTAGATGCGCTGCCCCTTGA